From Kogia breviceps isolate mKogBre1 chromosome 2, mKogBre1 haplotype 1, whole genome shotgun sequence, one genomic window encodes:
- the GALNT3 gene encoding polypeptide N-acetylgalactosaminyltransferase 3 translates to MAHLKRLVKLHLKRHYHKKFWKLGAVVFFFIIFLILMQREVSVQYSKEESRMERNVKNKNKMFDLMLEAVNNIKDAMPKMQIGAPVRQNIDAGERPCLQGYYTAAELKPVLDRPPQDSNAPGASGKAFKTTNLSNEEQKEKERGEAKHCFNAFASDRISLHRDLGPDTRPPECIEQKFKRCPPLPTTSVIIVFHNEAWSTLLRTVHSVLYSSPAILLKEIILVDDASVDEYLHDKLEEYMKQFSIVKIVRQKERKGLITARLLGATVATAETLTFLDAHCECFYGWLEPLLARIAENYTAVVSPDIASIDLNTFEFNKPSPYGSNHNRGNFDWSLSFGWESLPDHEKQRRKDETYPIKTPTFAGGLFSISKDYFEYIGTYDEEMEIWGGENIEMSFRVWQCGGQLEIMPCSVVGHVFRSKSPHTFPKGTQVIARNQVRLAEVWMDEYKEIFYRRNTDAAKIVKQKSFGDLSKRFEIKHRLQCKNFTWYLNNIYPEAYVPDLNPVIAGYIKSFGQPLCLDVGENNQGGKPLILYTCHGLGGNQYFEYSVQNEIRHNIQKELCLHAAQGVVQLKACAYKGHKTFVTGEQIWKIQKDQLLYNPFFKMCLSASGEHPSLVSCNPSDPLQKWIFSQNG, encoded by the exons ATGGCTCACCTAAAACGACTAGTAAAACTACATCTTAAAAGACATTACCATAAAAAGTTCTGGAAGCTTGGTGcagtagtttttttctttataatatttttgattTTAATGCAAAGAGAAGTAAGTGTTCAATATTCCAAAGAGGAATCAAGGATGGAAAGAAacgtgaaaaacaaaaacaagatgttTGATTTAATGCTAGAAGCTGTAAACAATATTAAAGATGCAATGCCAAAAATGCAAATAGGAGCACCTGTCAGGCAAAACATTGATGCTGGTGAGAGACCCTGCTTGCAAGGATATTACACAGCAGCAGAACTGAAACCCGTTCTTGACCGTCCGCCTCAGGATTCTAATGCGCCTGGCGCTTCTGGCAAAGCATTCAAGACAACCAATTTAAGTAATGAAGAGCAGAAGGAGAAAGAACGTGGAGAAGCAAAACACTGTTTTAACGCTTTTGCAAGTGACAGGATTTCTTTACACCGAGATCTTGGACCAGACACTCGACCTCCTGA ATGTATTGAACAAAAATTTAAGCGCTGTCCTCCCTTGCCTACCACCAGTGTCATAATAGTTTTTCATAATGAAGCATGGTCCACACTGCTTAGAACTGTCCACAGCGTGCTCTATTCTTCACCTGCCATATTGCTGAAGGAGATCATTTTGGTGGATGATGCTAGTGTAGATG agtACTTGCATGATAAACTAGAGGAATATATGAAACAATTTTCTATCGTAAAAATAGTCagacaaaaggagagaaaaggtctGATCACTGCAAGGTTGCTAGGAGCAACAGTAGCAACAGCTGAAACGCTCACATTTTTAGATGCTCACT GTGAGTGTTTCTATGGCTGGTTAGAACCTTTGTTGGCCAGAATAGCTGAGAACTACACTGCTGTCGTGAGCCCAGATATTGCATCCATAGATCTGAACACGTTCGAATTCAACAAACCTTCTCCTTATGGAAGTAACCACAATCGTGGGAATTTTGACTGGAGCCTTTCATTTGGCTGGGAGTCACTTCCCGATCAtgagaagcaaagaaggaaggatgaaaCTTATCCAATTAA AACACCCACTTTTGCAGGAGGCCTTTTTTCCATATCAAAAGactattttgaatatattggAACTtatgatgaagaaatggaaatttgGGGAGGTGAAAATATAGAAATGTCTTTCAGA GTGTGGCAATGTGGTGGGCAGTTGGAGATTATGCCTTGCTCTGTTGTTGGACATGTTTTTCGCAGCAAAAGCCCTCATACCTTTCCAAAAGGCACTCAGGTGATTGCTCGCAACCAAGTTCGCCTTGCAGAAGTCTGGATGGATGaatataaggaaatattttataggaGAAACACAGATGCAGCAAAAATTGTTAAACAA AAGTCATTTGGTGATCTTTCAAAAAGATTTGAAATAAAGCACCGCCTTCAGTGTAAAAATTTTACATGGTATCTGAACAATATTTATCCAGAAGCATATGTGCCAGACCTTAATCCTGTTATAGCTGGATAT ATTAAGAGTTTTGGTCAGCCTCTATGTCTGGATGTTGGAGAAAATAATCAAGGAGGCAaaccattaattttgtatacgtGTCATGGACTTGGGGGAAACCAG TACTTTGAATACTCTGTTCAAAATGAAATTCGGCATAACATCCAGAAGGAATTATGTCTTCATGCTGCTCAAGGTGTTGTTCAGCTGAAGGCATGTGCTTACAAAGGTCACAAGACATTTGTCACTGGAGAACAGATATGGAAGATCCAGAAG gACCAACTTCTATATAATCCATTCTTTAAAATGTGCCTTTCAGCAAGTGGAGAGCATCCAAGCTTAGTGTCATGCAATCCATCAGATCCACTCCAAAAATGGATTTTTAGCCAAAATGGTTAA